One Jeotgalicoccus saudimassiliensis DNA window includes the following coding sequences:
- the tsf gene encoding translation elongation factor Ts — MAISAKLVKELRDKTGAGMMDCKKALVETDGDLDKAVDYLRENGIAKAAKKADRIAAEGAVYITSEGNDAVIVEVNSETDFVARNESFQELVKKIASHILATKPADVEALYNSELDGETVTSVMNSAVATIGEKLSIRRFAVETKTDNDAFGQYMHMGGRIGVLTVVEGTTEESVAKDVAMHAAALNPKYVSRDQVDQAELDHEREVLRQQALNEGKPEKIVDKMVEGRVRKYLEEICIVDQPFVKDSDQTVKQYLDSQKASIRTFVRYELGEGMEKREENFADEVLGQVKK, encoded by the coding sequence ATGGCTATTTCAGCAAAATTAGTTAAAGAACTACGTGATAAAACAGGCGCAGGTATGATGGATTGTAAAAAAGCGCTTGTAGAAACTGATGGAGATTTAGACAAAGCGGTCGACTATCTTCGTGAAAACGGTATTGCGAAAGCAGCTAAAAAAGCTGACCGTATCGCTGCAGAAGGTGCTGTTTACATTACTTCTGAAGGCAACGATGCAGTAATCGTTGAAGTTAACTCTGAGACAGACTTCGTTGCACGTAACGAATCATTCCAGGAGCTTGTTAAGAAAATCGCTTCACACATCCTTGCAACAAAACCTGCAGATGTAGAAGCTCTTTACAACTCTGAATTAGACGGTGAAACTGTTACTTCAGTAATGAACAGTGCAGTTGCGACTATCGGTGAAAAATTAAGCATCAGACGCTTCGCAGTTGAAACTAAAACTGACAACGACGCATTCGGTCAGTACATGCACATGGGCGGACGCATCGGTGTGTTAACTGTTGTAGAAGGTACAACTGAAGAATCTGTTGCCAAAGATGTTGCTATGCACGCTGCAGCACTTAACCCTAAATATGTTTCACGCGACCAGGTTGATCAGGCAGAACTTGATCACGAGCGCGAAGTTCTGCGTCAGCAGGCACTAAACGAAGGAAAACCTGAAAAAATCGTCGACAAGATGGTTGAAGGTAGAGTCCGCAAGTACTTAGAAGAAATCTGCATCGTGGATCAGCCGTTTGTTAAAGACTCTGATCAGACTGTTAAGCAGTACCTGGATTCACAAAAAGCTTCAATCCGCACTTTCGTTCGTTACGAACTTGGTGAAGGTATGGAAAAACGCGAAGAAAACTTTGCCGATGAAGTTTTAGGACAAGTTAAAAAATAA